The genome window CCACAGCTTGAAGAAGATTTGTCCCAAATTTAAGCATACCAGTCACATTAGTTGGCACCTGTGGTCCAGGATCCTAATTAACAAAATGACAAAGATAGAAGTTGATGTCATACCCaagaaaaaaattccaaacTAAATGTTTAAGAATGTATGAACAAATATACAACAGACCATTTGAACATTAGTCCTATTAAGTACTCCTTTTCCATTGAGGAGAAAACTACAACATATACAATAAAAGTCAGTCAGCATCAATGTAGACACCCTCCACtcatttaaaatgtttaaaagcAGCCATACTTCACTTGCTGAGGATTTATGAGGCATGCTGATGTCTCAATGTTATCTGTTTGTGCCACCAATAAAAACTGCAGTTGAAGAATGCAATATAACtcagaacaaaaatcaaaaagagaaaaaaatagtaacaGGTGTattcaaattacaaataaaaaaaatcaattaatactATTATTGATAAGCCAAAGAAAATAGATAGTGACCGAAGGtacaaaagaaactaaaatatgCTAAACCTTAGATCAAATTATGAAGCAAGCAACATCTTCAAATATGAGGAGAGAAGGAAAGAAGTTTCTAGATATATTTGACAATTCCCAAAAGATACAAATCCTAACATGAATGTACAGGTTAATcctaataaatgaaaattagaaACTTTGGGCAATATAATACattctaataattataaaaactacaAGGATGTGTATAGGAAAGAGAACAGATATTCCATCCTGAATTAGTTATTTACGTAATTACCCCTGAAGCTGGTGAATGGATGTCAATCGTTCTCATATTGCAAGCTGCTAAAATGACTTAGTAGGCAGGCCCTATGTTAAAACTAGGAGAAATTGTCACACAATGGTTTGCGAAAGGGAGAGTAGTGCAAATATACTAAgcccattaaaaataatttcttccaATAAGGCGGTACGTTTGGTGAAGAATAGGAAGATCATTAGGGTTCAAAGGTGCTAGTGAAGCGGGATGGTATTGGCCTACCATATGAAGGCATGAAGGTGCCAATGGTGGCTGATACTATGGGCAGAAGAAAAAATGGCCTTAATGAAGGCAGCAAATAGAGGGCACAATGAAGTTGTTAAATGCTGCAGTGAAGCAGTGTGGTTTTGGCCTACGTATGAAGGCATGAAGGTACAGACAAAGGTGCCAATGGTGGCTGATGCTCTGGGGCCTGAGCAGAAGCAAAAAATGAGCATAATGAAGGCACCAAATGTTTCAATGAAAGCAGCAAATAGAGGGCAAAATGAAGGTGCCAAATGCTGCAATAAAGACAGTGAATAGAGGACATAATGAAGGTGTCAAATGCTGCAAGAAAGATGGTGAACAGAAGGTACAACATAAGTGCCAAATGCTGCAATTAAGGCAGCGAGTAGAGGGCACAACAAAGTTATCAAATGCAGCAATAAAGGCAACCAAGAGGGCTGCAATGAAGGTGGCTAGGGTTTTTTCCGCAGAAGCAGAGTTCCTAGATTGGGAGCTTTGCCATCAAGTTTAAAACGGAAGATAATAAGCTTTGATACCATCTTGAAATATGAGGAGAGAAGAAAATGAgtttacaaaatattatttgatgattCCCAAAATATACAAGCTCTAACATGAATATATATGATAACCCTAATAAATGAACATCTAGTCACACAAACCATGTTTAACAAAACAAGCCAATTCTTACAATTTTGTCTTTAAGAACTTCACTCTTGGTAATATGAAAATCAACCACGGAAGCTCCATATCCAGGCTGCATTGCAGGTAAAATCATGTTAAATACATTCTCAACATGAAATAAGAACCAAATTGACAAATCACAAGGAACTACTTGGGCTTCAATCGATGCAAGTATGGGACCCAATTTAAATTTAGGATAGAACCTGCAAGAAAATTCACATGTAGGAAAATTATTACTATTTCGGGTAAAATAAAGTGATAAATTCAAATGCACTATTTCTTATAGgtctttttgtttttccaagTTGTGATTCTTGTCTATGGTGATAGTTGCAACTAGCAAGATACAAAAAACACATAAAGCTAAATAGTGTTGTCtatattagaaaaagaaaagatgtaGCTGAAGTTGAAGATATGTAGAAGAAGTTCGTAGGACCCTACTTCTGCATTATTGTTGATATTGCAGTACTGCAAGATCTAGGTCCAACATTAATAGTCCCCAAACTGCTGTAGACCTTTCTGATCTACACTACACAAAGATGATGGTAAGAAAACATGACAATTAGAAGCCACCGTATGGCAAAGAAGAAAAACTAACATATAAGCAAACCTCATCAGCAATAGTAACAAGTTCTTCAGATTCTTTTGTTTGGAACCATCCAATTTCACAAGCATTCTATAATTATGAAAAGTGTCAGTAGGAAATTCAAAACTGTATAAATGTCATGGTGCATAACTTCTGGAAGtttatagagaaaaatattaaagataagCTCAAAAGACCTAGTATAAATACAATGTCACATTTTGGTCATAGTGATATAGATGAGATGAGTGGTGACATAAGAACCAAAATTCTGcaagaactaaaaaaacattCAGAATCAGATATCTGCATAAACTTTCATGATTTCATAGTTTCAACACAATTATTCTTGCCAAAATATTATAATTCCTGAAAAACTTCGCCAAGTAACAGCTAATAGCGATGAGCAACAACATCGTAAAATGAACGTACCTTTATAGATATCATCAATACCATCATAGCCGCTTGCGAACATTCATCATTTTTTAGTTGACATATCTACATGGGAAGGGGAAAAAGTAAAAGcataaaacataaatgaacatCATAAttaaagagtgaaaaaaaaaggcaCCCACACGACACAATGCAATGGGAATCATCACCTGTTTCACAAGTAGTGGCAGTTCATGAGCCTTGGGTGGAGTTTCGCCATTGGCAAGTGCATAATCAATGCCTCTGTAAAATGTCAAAAGCAAACCTAGTAAAAAGCCCAGCACATTTGTAACAAGACTGAAACTTGATCCGACTCTAGCAAAAAGTGCATTATTTGGAATGCGtgacaaaaaatataagattagaAAATACGGACCGAGAGAGGGAGAGGCAGAGGTTGTAAAATTCGTAAGGCTCGCCTCGGTTGCCAGGTTGAGCAATCCAAGACAAACGGTCCGCAACTTTGTTGATTCTGAACAAGTTCACCACTGACGGCGACGTATCCGATGTCAACGCCGGCAAACTGTTGTTCATTTGCACTCGAGCTCCGTCGTCGTTTTCTTCCCCAAGAGAGGTTTCCAATCTTGCTGATTCGTAAATTCTCAACAGCTCAAGTGAACACTGTTTACTGCTTGGATTTGGAAGTAAATCACCACCCGAATTGGTTGGAGCAAGCCGGATCGGGTTCAATATTACAACTTGGGTAATTACGGGTGGGTAAATTCGGATCGGGTTTCGGGTAACCCAAAAGGTTGAACGCAACCCATTTCATTTGCGAATAAGAGCAGTGAGGGCACGAAAACAAAAATCAGAGATAGATATGAACCACTTCTCTCCTACTTCAAAATCCATTCGGGTTTTGTAAGGTGAACCCGTACCCGATTTGATTTGTCTCGGGTTGACTACTTCAGAAATACCTTTGGTCTGCGAAATCGGTCAAGTGGAATCTATTTTTATCGGGTTGGATTGGTTGACGGGTTAGCCCGACACATGTTCACATGCagtaatatcttttttttttatttaactaggTGTACCAGTGCAAAAACACGACCaatgtaaaaaagaagaaaaaggcacagaaataaaaaatagaggaatgtaaaaaagaggaaaaaggcacagaaaaataaataaattagaggaaGGGTGCGGGGGTTGCAAGACGCAACTCGCACTAAGTAACCCGTGACAATAGAAACTGGTACTGAcacatggatggatgatgaataaATTACAACTTGCACAGATTTATTAACATTATTGATAACATGTTCTGTGCGCATGGTAAGAAATTTCGCAcggtaaaattaaattaaaaataaacaagtacGTAAACTATACTATctgtataaaaaaaaggtaaattatactgaaattaaattatatattttgtattttataaggaagatattattataaaaaaaatcaaatataaaaaaatggataTAAATCTATGCATAATGATAAtgtgatttctttttttggttaatGATGATAATGTGATTTATACTCAGTACTAGTAGCACTTGACATCCAGGATCTTTGTGgtgaaaaactgaaaatgaaaGTCCCTCTAATCCACTCGACTTTCCATTATGTCAACCTAAGGATGTTCCCAAGCTTGTTGTTTCCACAAGGATTAGTAATAATCTACGTTCAGGCAAACAGGAATCTCGTCGATCAAGCTTCTCAGCCTTTCCATGGTCACATGCTTTTGGAAGCCATTCTAGAAATAATTCATATGCAGTTAAGTTATCAACAAGTAGAAGCACATGCCAATGCAAGGTAAATGGGCAAGGATAGGTGTAATTGCTAGCTCTACTGATATTGATTGTGGTTGTTTCACAAATCTTGATTTGTTTAGTTATGACCAGAGCCTTCTTCCTTCAACTGGCAGTTCAAATAATGAAGTTTGTCCATCCTTTTTTGCTACTGTCAATGGAATTCCTCATCTCCTGTCACACATTCTACAGATTCTAGGTTGCTGCAGGTACAATATTTTCCTTGGCTACCTGAATTTCTGTTACTTTTTCCCTCTCCTTCACCCTTTACCTGTTATTGAGTAAAGCACATCTTTTGCATATACCAGCACTTGTCTGACTATATTGTACACCAGTTGTCCTTTATGTATGCTCTTTTCCTTGATTGGTGTCACAACCGGGTCTGTGATGGGgtgactaaaaaataaaaatagggaGTTGTTATTGAGTTTATTAACGGAaaatattaggaaaaaaaaacttaaaaggaAAATAGTCATTGAAACTAAATTTTGGGTTCCAAAAAATCTATGTTGAAGTTGCAAGTAGATATAGGTCTATATGTCTTCACCCCTGCTCACTATATTAGTCTCTGACAGATGCACACTGTCCAAGATTATTATAAGCTGCAGAAACTCTGTGAAATTGCAACTTACTCATCGAGACTGAACCCATATGGAATTATAAAATTGCAGAAGGAAACTTCACAGAAGACCATGAAAGGTAAAAACTTTAAGCCAACTGCAAAACTTGAAGAAGTGCCTTCAACACCATTTCAGCGGTTGGATCCAACATGGTGGCCAGAAGTGTCGACCAAATAATTCTTGCAAAGAAGTCAAGAGTTTCCATAGTTGAGAATAAAATTGGTGTTCATTCCAATAATTCTTGGAAAGGACAAGTGAGAATGATCAAGCATTATCTAATGTAGAAACCTCGACTGCTGACAGCTTTGCATATATTATCATTATGGCTGTAATGAGATTGTTGCAAAGGTTCATTTTCACAAACTAGTTTCAAATgttgtaaatttgtaatttaaatatagGTGTACAAAACAGCATAATTCTTTGTTCGCTGTATAGCATTTGACTCATCTGAGGCAACAATAGCAAGCAAGCTCTGTCACTGTTTTTGCGCGTGCTTATGTAGGACAACTTTATGCAACCGACATGCCATAGCAATGACATGCCGCgtctgttattatttttcttagctAAACTGCTACTCTGCTTAGTGCGGGAGTGACTTACAGTAGTGTGATGCCCCATGCGTGGGTAATTTGGTCCTTACCACTGATTAGAGATGTGACCTAAACTTTTAGTAGAAGGCACAATGAAATTCATTCTAGATGAAaagtggaaattagtagaaacgAGTTGAATCTTTATCAGTTTTATCAATTCGAAAGATATGATTTGAGAAATTGAACGTGGCTTAAACTTCAAACCTTTCATCCTTTATTTATAATCTCTCATGGCCACGATTACCAAAACTTGAAAATATATTACTTCATCTCAAAATTTTAACAATACAGGAAGTAAAAAGATTATACACGTAATGAGAAAAGTGTCAAGTAAACATTTGATCGAGGAGTAAGACGAGTGCCATGGCAAAGGCAGGATCAAAGCCAGAGTGCACAATTAACTGAAAAATCTCTATCCCAAAAGAGACGTTTTTGGTGTTAGCTTCCTTCCTCTTGATTTCAGCCACGACCCTTCTGCACTCATCCAACACCTTACACGTTCGATGTGCGTAGGAACCCTCTATGGTAAATGCCGCACACCGTTTATCTGAATGTGAAGAAGCTCCACGGTACACGTAGGCCTGAACGTTGGTGTTGCCATGTAAAATATTCACATGCTTCCTTACACAACAAATTGGCCTATTTGATGACTTGGACAAGTTACTACTACTCCTCCTAGTCCTCGTACGCATGTTATTGTTCCCCACTTCCCCTTCATACACAAACCAGCTATCTAACACTCCAAGCTTCTGCACATCACAAACCATACATAAACTATTACTTTTCGTTATGTAGATAggtatatctttaatttttatataaacaaacttaaaaaggaagaagaaaatataacataaaaattaagaataatgaAGAGAGCTAGATACCCTGCGGCGGCACATGGTGAGGATAGATTTTCCTGAGGCATCCATGAGAGTGACTTCGTTGGGTCGACCAATATAATTGTCGACACGATACACCAAATTTCCATGAGAATCAATCACCGTGAATCCTTTGCAACTCATCACCAAGGATTTTCTCCAAACTGTTAGAGATGTGCACAACTTTTCTGCTGCCTTGTTTTTCTCCTCCTCCTGTTCCTCGTGCACTGCTCTTGACAGGGATTTGAGCCTTGGAAACACCCTCATCTCTATCTCTCTTATTTTGATCTTCTTAATGGAATTCAGAGTCTCTTACTTTCTACTACCTTGCTAGCTAGATTCTCAGTCTTAAGTTCGAACGGGACCAAGGGACATATTtatactatattattttcaccgaaaagataattatttagTTGGTTTTCAATTCTGCTGCTACCATGGGTGACAATATGACATGGTGACATACCCACCCTTATTTATAAGCACACACTCTTTTCTTCAAGGAACACGTATTATTGTATAGGGCCAGGACGTTGACATGTCCTTTTAAAGACACGTTGTtgttactttctttttcttctttttttgggattttatattaacattttattcaataataatataaacttaacggatttcatttattttaaatatatatatatatatattaacaaggtttggtgtaaatttaaaatgatgtaaaattcaaaaaatttacataGTACGTTTACATATGATCGGGGATCTTCTTGAATTGGTTTATTTGGtagtgttaattttttaaattattgctTCAAAAACTCCTTTTGAACATGTGAGATTTcttgaagatttttttaaattagctgTATCTAGTTAGTATCTTTTTTAGTTTTGCTATAAAAGACTGATTGAAGAGATATTTAGAGAGATACAAGAAGAAAAGTATTACATTGAAATGCTTCAAGTAACAGAAACAGGGGAAAGGCGACGCGTGGCAGATTTGCATTAAAGGTGGATCTAGAAGGATTCCAAAACTCTACTACTATTATACTTTTCAAGATCTGGGCTTGTTATTTTCCTAGCTAGTTACGTCTACAAATAGACTACATTCTAGAGGGAGACTACTGACTACTCTTGAGTAGAGAGAATGATCAAAAGAAATTTGTATTAGTTAAGGAAAACATTAACAGATTTTTTTGggatattgtttaaaaaatatatatttatctctGCTAACATTATAAATTAGaatgtataatttaaaaaattggaattttcactctttaaaattacatttttagtgctttttttcttttaaaagagatGCATTTCACATAATATACTCGTAATGAGTAAAAAAATTCCTTTCAACCATACcaaattatcttctttttttttgtagtaactacttatcttttttaatttgccCTCTGTTATTTTTATCtccaaattaaatttgtttttttttattgtgaatgattaaaagtaatttaacttaataatttaaactattcatttgtaaatctaaaatataaataatgcatt of Glycine soja cultivar W05 chromosome 1, ASM419377v2, whole genome shotgun sequence contains these proteins:
- the LOC114425105 gene encoding uncharacterized protein LOC114425105 isoform X1; translated protein: MKVPLIHSTFHYVNLRMFPSLLFPQGLVIIYVQANRNLVDQASQPFHGHMLLEAILEIIHMQLSYQQVEAHANASYDQSLLPSTGSSNNEVCPSFFATVNGIPHLLSHILQILGCCRCTLSKIIISCRNSVKLQLTHRD
- the LOC114425105 gene encoding uncharacterized protein LOC114425105 isoform X2, translating into MKVPLIHSTFHYVNLRMFPSLLFPQGLVIIYVQANRNLVDQASQPFHGHMLLEAILEIIHMQLSYQQVEAHANASSNNEVCPSFFATVNGIPHLLSHILQILGCCRCTLSKIIISCRNSVKLQLTHRD
- the LOC114425105 gene encoding uncharacterized protein LOC114425105 isoform X3, which produces MKVPLIHSTFHYVNLRMFPSLLFPQGLVIIYVQANRNLVDQASQPFHGHMLLEAILEIIHMQLSYQQVEAHANASYDQSLLPSTGSSNNEVCPSFFATVNGIPHLLSHILQILGCCRRKLHRRP
- the LOC114425105 gene encoding uncharacterized protein LOC114425105 isoform X4 produces the protein MKVPLIHSTFHYVNLRMFPSLLFPQGLVIIYVQANRNLVDQASQPFHGHMLLEAILEIIHMQLSYQQVEAHANASSNNEVCPSFFATVNGIPHLLSHILQILGCCRRKLHRRP
- the LOC114425096 gene encoding protein LURP-one-related 17-like — encoded protein: MRVFPRLKSLSRAVHEEQEEEKNKAAEKLCTSLTVWRKSLVMSCKGFTVIDSHGNLVYRVDNYIGRPNEVTLMDASGKSILTMCRRRKLGVLDSWFVYEGEVGNNNMRTRTRRSSSNLSKSSNRPICCVRKHVNILHGNTNVQAYVYRGASSHSDKRCAAFTIEGSYAHRTCKVLDECRRVVAEIKRKEANTKNVSFGIEIFQLIVHSGFDPAFAMALVLLLDQMFT